One Pseudodesulfovibrio cashew DNA window includes the following coding sequences:
- a CDS encoding cysteine synthase: MNEDLLALIGGTPLVKIRHLNPHPNVKILAKIESQNPGGSIKDRVAAAMIAAAEASGELTRDKTIIEATSGNTGVGLAMVAAIKGYRIKLLMPETASEERKMIMAAYGAELELTPGHLATDGAIEQAYRYAREEPDKYVLMDQYNNPASIDAHYNGTGREIWEQTGGEVTHCVMALGTTGTAMGIAKRLHEEGDAYVAAVEPYAGHKIQGLKNMLESYPPGIYDKSALDEVLHVDDETAFDTCRRLAREEGLFVGMSSGAAMAGALQLAERLDSGLIVVIFPDSGERYLSTHLFRRQAGSGITVHDMATGTDKHLNTGGGLGVYAMGPSLDNPDGLDAWRRVILLDVFTRHLASRGVDISAAVGLTDMDDRTLAAARAENGARDTFAASRREAILARAAQMGVSDTIDFPLSSASNDASLDLCRKLLGKGLAYEKLRSVYFDVFRDKRYGEIGTVDMDKVSGGRTVDLDAYVKDNPLDFTLLKRASLLDLKRGEVLETQWGNVRPSWFLQHAAAALSAQPRTDVMIGSEKHRFPHLENLRAIWSVTGRELQAWMVCQQATDTGGGDLDSVAEALGGFRAARLWLLSAASRKPLCASPENLSMWARNWRKIQECAAALTLSLDARGDAVPAGVEQAVFDLKAGLKTALEEDLSLHHFWPVLFRFVKRVNGWLAAGELSGASARTCLEELKAVDAVLGIFDPEQMPIPLSDLPAGVQGMLADRQKARESRDFAASDALRDEIAAAGYRLEDTAGAPRVFKVV; the protein is encoded by the coding sequence ATGAATGAAGACCTGTTGGCGCTCATCGGCGGCACGCCGCTGGTGAAGATCCGTCATTTGAATCCGCATCCGAACGTCAAGATTTTGGCGAAGATCGAGTCCCAGAATCCCGGCGGGTCCATCAAGGACCGTGTGGCCGCCGCCATGATCGCGGCAGCCGAGGCCTCGGGCGAACTGACCCGCGACAAGACCATCATCGAGGCCACCTCGGGCAACACCGGGGTGGGGTTGGCCATGGTCGCGGCCATCAAGGGATACCGCATCAAGCTGCTCATGCCGGAGACGGCCAGCGAGGAGCGTAAGATGATCATGGCCGCCTACGGCGCGGAGCTGGAGCTGACACCCGGACACCTGGCCACGGACGGGGCCATTGAACAGGCTTACCGTTACGCCCGCGAGGAACCGGACAAGTACGTGCTCATGGACCAGTACAACAACCCGGCCTCCATAGACGCGCACTACAACGGCACGGGCCGAGAGATCTGGGAGCAGACCGGAGGCGAGGTCACCCACTGCGTCATGGCACTGGGCACCACAGGCACGGCCATGGGTATCGCAAAGCGGCTGCACGAGGAAGGCGACGCCTATGTGGCCGCGGTGGAGCCGTACGCAGGGCACAAAATCCAGGGCCTCAAGAATATGCTCGAATCCTATCCGCCCGGCATCTATGACAAGTCTGCCCTGGACGAGGTGCTGCACGTGGACGACGAGACCGCCTTCGACACCTGCCGCAGGCTGGCCCGCGAGGAAGGGCTCTTTGTGGGCATGAGCTCGGGCGCGGCCATGGCCGGCGCGCTGCAACTGGCCGAACGCCTGGACTCGGGCCTGATCGTCGTCATCTTCCCCGACTCGGGCGAACGCTATCTTTCCACCCACCTTTTCCGCCGCCAGGCCGGTTCCGGCATCACGGTGCACGACATGGCAACTGGCACGGACAAGCACCTGAACACCGGCGGCGGGCTGGGCGTGTACGCCATGGGCCCGAGCCTGGACAATCCGGACGGCCTGGACGCATGGCGGCGGGTCATCCTCCTCGACGTCTTCACCCGCCACCTCGCCTCTCGCGGAGTGGACATCTCCGCCGCCGTGGGCCTGACCGACATGGACGACCGCACCCTTGCAGCGGCCCGCGCCGAGAACGGAGCCCGGGACACCTTCGCCGCCAGCCGCAGGGAGGCCATCCTGGCCCGCGCCGCGCAGATGGGCGTCTCCGACACAATCGACTTTCCCCTGTCGTCGGCCTCCAACGACGCATCCCTGGACCTGTGCCGCAAGCTGCTCGGCAAGGGGCTGGCCTACGAGAAGCTCCGCTCCGTCTACTTCGACGTATTCCGAGACAAGCGCTACGGCGAGATCGGAACAGTAGATATGGACAAGGTCTCCGGCGGCCGCACCGTGGACCTGGACGCCTACGTCAAGGACAATCCGCTCGATTTCACGCTGCTCAAACGCGCCTCGTTACTCGACTTGAAGCGGGGCGAGGTGCTCGAAACCCAGTGGGGCAACGTCCGCCCGAGCTGGTTCCTGCAGCACGCCGCCGCCGCGCTCTCGGCCCAGCCGCGCACGGACGTGATGATCGGCAGCGAGAAGCACCGCTTCCCGCATCTGGAGAACCTGCGCGCCATCTGGTCCGTGACCGGACGCGAGCTGCAGGCCTGGATGGTCTGCCAGCAGGCCACCGACACGGGTGGCGGCGACCTCGATTCCGTGGCCGAAGCCTTGGGCGGATTCCGCGCGGCCCGGCTCTGGCTCCTGTCCGCAGCCAGCCGCAAGCCGCTGTGCGCCAGCCCGGAGAACCTCTCCATGTGGGCGCGCAACTGGCGCAAGATACAGGAGTGCGCCGCCGCGCTGACCCTCTCCCTGGACGCCAGGGGCGACGCGGTTCCAGCCGGTGTTGAACAGGCCGTCTTCGACCTCAAGGCCGGGCTCAAGACCGCCCTGGAGGAAGACCTCTCCCTGCACCATTTCTGGCCCGTGCTCTTCCGCTTCGTGAAGCGCGTCAACGGCTGGCTCGCCGCCGGTGAGTTGAGCGGCGCGTCCGCCCGGACATGCCTGGAGGAGCTCAAGGCCGTGGACGCCGTCCTCGGCATCTTCGACCCCGAACAGATGCCCATCCCTCTCTCCGACCTCCCGGCCGGGGTTCAGGGCATGCTGGCCGACCGCCAGAAGGCGCGGGAGTCCAGGGACTTCGCCGCCTCGGATGCGCTCAGGGATGAGATCGCCGCCGCCGGATACCGGTTGGAGGATACGGCGGGAGCGCCCAGAGTGTTTAAGGTGGTTTAG
- a CDS encoding YciI family protein gives MFIILVNYLKPIEDVERALEAHREFLAKHYAAGNLLLSGPQNPRTGGVIMARAARREAVERLVSQDPFFKEGIAEYEIMEFLPTMTAEGLEALKEA, from the coding sequence ATGTTCATTATTCTCGTCAACTACCTCAAGCCCATCGAAGACGTTGAACGCGCCCTTGAGGCGCATCGCGAGTTTTTGGCCAAGCACTATGCGGCTGGGAATCTGCTTCTCTCCGGCCCGCAGAATCCCCGCACCGGCGGCGTGATTATGGCCCGCGCGGCCCGGCGCGAAGCCGTGGAGCGGTTGGTCAGCCAGGACCCGTTTTTCAAGGAAGGCATCGCCGAGTATGAGATCATGGAGTTTTTGCCGACCATGACGGCTGAAGGGTTGGAGGCGTTAAAGGAAGCCTAG
- a CDS encoding deoxyribonuclease IV gives MYLGAHMSIAGGLHMAFEHIRKVGGTALQIFTRNQRQWKIPPLTPYDAELFAVAWEQWGDYPIAAHDSYLINLASPKVDQAERSGISFAEELRRIEALKVPYLVTHPGSHLGQGVDAGIERYAANLDKAIEASRTERGMVLLETTAGQGTNLGATFEELAAIIAVSRHADRLGVCYDTCHTFAAGYDIRTPEAYAETFAAFDRLIGLDRLKFFHLNDTKNPFGSHKDRHEHIGQGEIGLDGFRNLMRDARFADIPKTLETPKDKDLQDDVRNLGILRELAA, from the coding sequence ATGTATCTCGGAGCGCACATGTCCATTGCCGGGGGCCTGCACATGGCCTTCGAGCACATTCGCAAGGTGGGCGGCACCGCCCTCCAGATATTCACGCGCAATCAGCGGCAGTGGAAGATTCCGCCCCTGACCCCGTATGATGCGGAACTGTTCGCCGTGGCATGGGAGCAGTGGGGCGACTATCCCATCGCGGCCCACGACTCCTACCTGATCAACCTGGCCTCGCCCAAGGTGGACCAGGCCGAGCGGTCCGGCATTTCGTTCGCCGAGGAGCTCCGTCGCATCGAGGCCCTGAAAGTGCCGTATCTCGTCACCCATCCCGGTTCGCACCTGGGACAAGGCGTGGACGCGGGCATAGAGCGCTACGCCGCCAATCTGGACAAGGCCATCGAGGCCTCCCGCACCGAGCGGGGTATGGTCCTGCTGGAGACCACGGCGGGCCAGGGCACCAATCTCGGCGCCACCTTCGAGGAGCTGGCCGCCATCATCGCCGTTTCCCGTCATGCTGACCGGCTGGGCGTGTGCTACGACACCTGCCACACCTTTGCCGCCGGGTACGACATCCGCACCCCCGAGGCCTACGCCGAGACCTTCGCGGCCTTTGACCGGCTCATCGGCCTGGACCGCCTCAAGTTCTTCCATCTCAACGACACCAAGAATCCGTTCGGCTCGCACAAGGATCGCCACGAGCACATCGGCCAGGGCGAGATCGGACTCGACGGCTTCCGCAACCTCATGCGCGACGCGCGTTTCGCGGACATCCCCAAGACCCTGGAGACGCCCAAGGACAAGGACCTTCAGGACGACGTCCGCAACCTCGGGATACTGCGCGAATTGGCCGCTTAG
- a CDS encoding peroxiredoxin codes for MSCDTNHEELFPEFAKVGQPVPEFTLDAFDPTEGGFAKVDLGELRKAGKWVVLFFYPADFTFVCPTELADLATKHEELVKLGAEVISVSTDTQFTHMAWKTDERLLADVKFKMGADPTGEVSRFFDVWDYDTGLALRGTFVINPEGVLVSSEINFYNVGRNADELTRKMEANTYLVDHPAEVCPAKWTPGGKTLTPGENLVGHVYEALND; via the coding sequence ATGTCCTGCGATACCAACCATGAAGAATTGTTCCCGGAATTCGCCAAAGTAGGCCAGCCGGTTCCCGAGTTCACCCTGGACGCCTTCGATCCCACCGAGGGCGGGTTCGCCAAAGTTGACCTGGGCGAACTGCGCAAGGCCGGAAAATGGGTAGTGCTCTTCTTCTACCCGGCGGACTTCACTTTTGTCTGCCCCACCGAGCTGGCCGATTTGGCCACCAAACACGAAGAGCTGGTCAAGCTCGGGGCCGAGGTGATCTCCGTGTCCACGGACACCCAGTTCACGCACATGGCCTGGAAAACCGATGAGCGGCTCCTGGCCGACGTCAAATTCAAGATGGGCGCCGACCCCACCGGCGAGGTCTCCCGTTTCTTCGACGTCTGGGACTACGACACCGGCCTGGCCCTGCGCGGCACCTTCGTCATCAACCCGGAAGGCGTGCTGGTCTCCTCCGAGATCAACTTCTACAATGTGGGCCGCAACGCCGACGAGCTGACCCGCAAGATGGAAGCCAACACCTACCTGGTGGACCACCCCGCCGAGGTCTGCCCTGCCAAGTGGACCCCGGGCGGCAAGACCCTGACCCCCGGCGAAAATCTGGTGGGCCACGTCTACGAAGCCTTGAACGACTAG
- a CDS encoding motility associated factor glycosyltransferase family protein gives MTAYPFLQDNIEYLQRIGHPVYQWLSRQDFKQEELLNNIYINQFGLHDWKMESGKGMFESLPPHGLYAGWTDSPKPETSATFIVGANLGYGINHVLSNTPDSHKVMVMEPRAEMLLACLGQTDYRPFFKAKKLHFLVPDRDYVSEVIRNLDLQFVYGQIHLKADIPSRQLGKEYAWWHRVLRDKLENFSLELSTLRFRQDIMVGNEVHNFQRALADGSIKSLEGKAGGVGAVLLGAGPSLERHGPELLKRRSHVLYACGLQTVPALQKIGLKPHFCVAIDYDKSMLDIFQRLDPDFVQDVPLLYSTKIVPEAVKRYAGPTLPIWTVGGLGTFVMKEHDLVIDAGGNVSVTLSRLLRRFGVNHLVMVGQDYAWINNQSHAGGHHSCATKMHKRSFHQTTTNADGEEILTTIQYMTAKRELEEDLRKSPFPVYNIYGGGAVIKGTKPLDIETAFKQGVLASAPGSVDRFMTDLMACRGKGKRMRFEPRGPMWSTSLRNAEKRLGKLFKDLSKNQKEIHETLGRVDIFFKQDPLYMPYLFNETLDLAGLTRAKHRYEAKDFPEFKRIARCALKKVREIDRLVCTGGDEAEAVA, from the coding sequence ATGACCGCGTATCCGTTTTTGCAGGACAACATCGAGTATCTCCAACGCATCGGCCATCCGGTGTATCAGTGGCTCTCCAGACAGGATTTCAAGCAGGAGGAACTGCTGAACAACATCTACATCAACCAGTTCGGGCTGCACGACTGGAAGATGGAGAGCGGCAAGGGCATGTTCGAGTCCCTGCCTCCCCACGGCCTCTATGCGGGGTGGACCGACAGCCCCAAGCCCGAGACCTCGGCCACCTTCATCGTGGGCGCGAACCTCGGCTACGGCATCAATCACGTCCTGTCCAACACGCCGGATTCCCACAAGGTCATGGTCATGGAGCCGCGCGCAGAGATGCTCCTGGCCTGCCTGGGGCAGACCGACTACCGCCCCTTTTTCAAGGCCAAGAAGCTGCACTTCCTGGTGCCGGACCGCGACTACGTGTCCGAGGTCATCCGCAATCTGGACCTCCAGTTCGTCTATGGCCAGATTCACCTCAAGGCGGATATCCCCAGCCGTCAGCTCGGCAAGGAATACGCCTGGTGGCACAGGGTCCTGCGCGACAAGCTGGAGAACTTCTCCCTTGAGCTCTCCACCCTGCGTTTCCGCCAGGACATCATGGTCGGCAACGAGGTGCACAATTTTCAGCGCGCTCTGGCAGACGGCTCCATCAAGTCGTTGGAGGGCAAGGCCGGCGGAGTCGGCGCAGTGCTCCTGGGCGCAGGCCCCAGCCTGGAGCGGCACGGGCCGGAACTGCTGAAAAGGCGCAGCCACGTGCTTTACGCCTGCGGCCTGCAGACCGTGCCCGCCCTGCAGAAAATCGGGCTCAAGCCTCATTTCTGCGTGGCCATCGACTACGACAAGTCCATGCTCGATATTTTCCAGCGCCTTGACCCGGATTTCGTGCAGGACGTTCCCTTGCTCTATTCAACCAAGATCGTCCCCGAGGCGGTCAAGCGGTATGCCGGGCCGACCCTGCCCATCTGGACCGTGGGCGGCCTGGGCACCTTCGTCATGAAGGAGCACGACCTGGTCATCGACGCGGGCGGCAACGTCTCGGTCACCCTGTCCCGCCTGCTGCGACGGTTCGGGGTCAACCACCTGGTGATGGTCGGCCAGGATTACGCCTGGATCAACAACCAGTCCCATGCGGGCGGCCACCACAGCTGCGCCACGAAGATGCACAAGCGCTCCTTCCACCAGACCACCACCAACGCGGACGGAGAGGAAATTCTGACCACCATCCAGTACATGACCGCCAAACGCGAACTGGAAGAGGACCTGCGCAAGTCTCCTTTCCCGGTCTACAACATTTACGGCGGCGGCGCGGTGATCAAGGGGACCAAGCCCCTGGACATCGAAACCGCCTTCAAGCAGGGCGTGCTCGCTTCCGCCCCCGGCAGCGTGGACCGGTTCATGACCGACCTCATGGCCTGTCGTGGCAAGGGCAAGCGCATGCGCTTCGAACCGCGCGGCCCCATGTGGAGCACGTCTCTGCGCAACGCAGAGAAGCGCCTGGGCAAGCTGTTCAAGGATCTGTCAAAAAACCAGAAGGAAATCCATGAAACCCTCGGTCGCGTGGACATCTTTTTCAAGCAGGACCCGCTGTATATGCCTTATCTCTTCAACGAGACCCTCGATCTGGCCGGGCTGACCCGCGCCAAGCACCGCTACGAGGCCAAGGACTTCCCGGAATTCAAGCGTATCGCCCGGTGCGCTCTGAAAAAGGTTCGGGAGATCGACCGATTGGTCTGCACAGGCGGGGACGAAGCCGAGGCCGTGGCATAG